From the Temnothorax longispinosus isolate EJ_2023e chromosome 6, Tlon_JGU_v1, whole genome shotgun sequence genome, one window contains:
- the Spase22-23 gene encoding signal peptidase complex subunit 3 — translation MHTFLTRGNAIIAYTLSVSACLTFCCFLSTVFIDYRANVTLNTVKVVVKNVPDYSASREKNDLGYLTFDLQTDLTPLFNWNVKQLFLYLTADYQTENNEFNQVVLWDKIVLRGDNAVLDFKNMNTKYYFWDDGKGLRGNKNVTLTLSWNIIPNAGLLPSVNALGSHTFAFPSEYTTLRV, via the exons ATGCACACGTTCCTAACACGAGGAAATGCTATCATAGCATATACGTTAAGCGTGTCGGCCTGCCTCACATTCTGCTGTTTTCTCTCGACAGTATTTATCGATTACAGGGCGAACGTAACGTTAAATACGGTTAAAGTTGTCGT aaaGAATGTACCAGATTACAGTGcgtcgagagagaaaaatgacTTGGGCTACTTAACTTTTGATCTACAAACTG ATCTCACTCCATTATTTAATTGGAATGTTAAGCAATTATTCTTATACCTCACGGCGGACTATCAGacagaaaataatgaatttaatcAG GTAGTACTATGGGATAAGATAGTTCTTCGTGGAGATAATGCTGTACTCGATTTTAAGAATATGAACACGAAGTATTACTTTTGGGATGATGGCAAAGGCCTCAg ggGAAATAAGAATGTAACGTTAACATTGTCCTGGAACATTATTCCAAATGCTGGATTGTTACCTAGTGTTAATGCTCTCGGTTCTCATACTTTTGCATTCCCATCTGAATACACGACGTTACGTGTATAA
- the Arl1 gene encoding ADP-ribosylation factor-like protein 1, which produces MGGLLSYFRNLLGSREMRILILGLDGAGKTTILYRLQVGEVVTTIPTIGFNVEQVTYKNLKFQVWDLGGQTSIRPYWRCYYSNTDAIIYVVDSADRDRIGISKDELILMLQEEELQGAILVILANKQDMAGCLSVAEVHQALGLDALKNRTFQIFKTSATKGEGLDQAMDWLSNALQSRK; this is translated from the exons ATGG GTGGGTTGCTCAGTTACTTTCGTAACCTGCTCGGCAGCCGCGAGATGCGGATCCTGATTCTCGGCCTGGACGGCGCCGGCAAAACCACGATTTTGTACAG GTTACAGGTAGGCGAAGTAGTAACCACAATACCAACCATAGGGTTCAATGTAGAACAAGTtacttacaaaaatttaaagttcCAAGTCTGGGATCTCGGTGGTCAAACGAGTATACG ACCATACTGGAGGTGTTACTATTCCAATACAGATGCGATAATTTACGTGGTAGATTCGGCAGACAGAGATAGAATAGGCATATCAAAGGATGAATTAATTCTCATGTTACAA GAAGAAGAGTTACAAGGCGCAATCTTGGTGATACTGGCGAATAAACAGGATATGGCGGGATGTCTTAGTGTCGCAGAGGTCCATCAAGCGCTCGGATTGGACGCTCTCAAAAACAGAACCTTCCAAATATTTAAGACTTCCGCGACGAAAGGCGAAGGACTGGACCAAGCTATGGACTGGTTGTCGAACGCGCTGCAGAGTAGAAAATGA
- the Noa36 gene encoding zinc finger protein 330 homolog: protein MPKKKTGQRKKAEKQKLRQKEIRAAKEQIDLAKFPCNSVMECDKCNKKQKSRAFCYFCQSVQRLPICAQCGKIKCMLKTGDCVVRHPGVFTTGLGMVGAICDYCEAWVCHGRRCLTSHACVCPLMDAVCQECERGVWDHGGRIFKCSFCDCFLCEDDQFEHQASCQVLEAENFKCQSCNRLGQYSCLRCKTCYCEDHVRRKGFKYEKNKAIPCPKCSYETSQTKDLSMSTRSHKFGRQNQGGPSESDDENGYNYGNQESCYGTSYANDNEDEDDDYDDDDDEDDDDDDTEDDDDESSSADEEKKDTKTQESSESKNKA from the exons ATGCCGAAGAAGAAGACCGGGCAGAGGAAGAAGGCCGAGAAGCAGAAACTTCGGCAGAAGGAGATCAGAGCTGCCAAGGAGCAGATTGACCTGGCCAAGTTTCCCTGCAACTCCGTGATG GAGTGCGACAAGTGCAATAAGAAGCAAAAGAGCCGTGCCTTCTGTTACTTCTGCCAGAGCGTGCAGCGACTGCCCATATGCGCGCAATGCGGCAAGATCAAGTGCATGCTGAAGACGGGAGACTGCGTGGTGCGTCATCCCGGGGTCTTCACCACGGGACTGGGAATGGTG GGAGCCATATGCGATTATTGCGAAGCCTGGGTATGCCACGGAAGACGTTGCCTCACCAGTCACGCCTGCGTCTGCCCGCTGATGGACGCCGTTTGTCAGGAATGCGAGAGAGGCGTTTGGGATCATGGCGGAAGGATATTCAAGTGCTCGTTCTGCGATTGCTTCCTGTGCGAGGACGATCAGTTTGAGCATCAAGCGTCCTGCCAAGTACTGGAAGCagaaaatttcaaat GCCAGTCGTGTAATCGTTTGGGACAGTACTCTTGTCTCAGGTGTAAGACGTGCTATTGCGAGGATCACGTTCGTAGAAAAggttttaaatacgagaagaATAAGGCTATTCCTTGTCCAAAGTGCAGCTACGAGACATCACAGACTAAGGATCTAAGCATGTCCA cGAGGAGTCACAAGTTTGGCAGACAAAACCAGGGTGGTCCATCCGAATCCGACGATGAAAACGGATATAATTATG GAAATCAAGAGTCTTGTTATGGAACTAGTTATGCCAATGACAATGAAGATGAAGATGATGActatgatgatgatgatgatgaagacgatgatgacgacgatACAGAGGATGATGACGATGAATCGTCAAGTGcagatgaagaaaaaaaagataccaAAACACAAGAAAGTTCAGAGAGTAAAAATAAAGCTTAG
- the Dnapol-delta gene encoding DNA polymerase delta catalytic subunit, with translation MSKVNRKPFSAPSAPKKPKFRDEDEEKPSSFEAELAIMDLADDDFLDETLLIGEGPEQENTSAKWSRAPPPPLNPQVDTLTFQQIEIDHYIGKPLPGMPGSKVGPVPIMRMFGVTELGNSVCCHVHGFCPYLFVSAPANFTNNHCRPFKEALNQAVKRDMKSNPDNIQDAILAVELVYKQSVYGYGGNDKLPFLKITVAVPRLIAACRRLLERDTIYTAFNYHYQAFESNIDFDIRFMADTSVVGCCWIELTPGSWKLRGQYGHMLELTTRCQLEVDIAWDAFIAHVPEGEWSKIAPFRILSFDIECAGREGIFPEAKHDPVIQIANMVIRQGEPEPFLRNIFTLDTCAPIVGSQVLSFDKESLMLEKWADFVRQLDPDIFTGYNINNFDFPYLINRAQHLNVKNFNFLGRIKNIKSVIKDHVLQSKQMGRRENKSINFEGRVPFDLLLVLVRDYKLRSYTLNAVSYHFLQEQKEDVQHKDITGLQNGNAQTRRRLAVYCLKDAYLPLRLLDKLMCIIIYMEMARVTGVSISSLLTRGQQIKVVSQLLRKTREKDYLLPTHQGHGTDEQFEGATVIEPKRGYYNDPIATLDFSSLYPSIIMAHNLCYTTLLTIAKRKELNMQEDQITTTPSNSLFVKSTVRKGLLPEILENLLAARKKAKVELKQETDPLKQKVLDGRQYALKVSANSVYGFTGAQMGKLPCLEISASVTAYGRTMIELTKQAVEDRFRVENGYKNDATVIYGDTDSVMVKFGVKSIEDAMELGREAADYVTSKFIKPINLEFEKVYFPYLLINKKRYAGLYFTKPDKYDKMDCKGLETVRRDNCPLVANMMNTCLQILLIERNPKAALDYAKQVISDLLCNRIDLSQLVITKELTKTDYAAKQAHVELAAKMKKRDAGNAPKLGDRVAYVFTSAAKGTPAYQKAEDPVYALQNSIPIDTTYYLENQLAKPLVRIFEPILGEKAESLLLKGDHTRTRCIATSQVGALAAFTRKKETCLGCKAVLPPDRADKAVCKHCEPQEAELFHNELQGQHKLEEKFSRLWAECQRCQGSLHQEVICSNRDCPIFYMRVKSRIDMAAKMKRIQRFGVPEW, from the exons ATGAGTAAAGTAAATCGAAAACCGTTTTCGGCACCTTCGGCGCCGAAGAAGCCAAAATTTAG AGATGAAGATGAAGAGAAACCTAGTTCGTTTGAAGCTGAACTGGCCATTATGGATCTTGCAGATGATGATTTTCTAGACGAGACTCTGTTAATCGGAGAa GGACCTGAACAAGAAAATACATCTGCAAAATGGAGCAGGGCTCCTCCGCCACCTTTGAATCCACAAGTTGATACATTGACATTCCAGCAAATTGAAATTGACCATTATATag GTAAACCTCTTCCGGGAATGCCAGGCAGTAAGGTAGGACCTGTACCAATAATGAGGATGTTTGGCGTTACGGAGCTAGGAAATTCCGTCTGTTGTCACGTCCATGGCTTTTGTCCATATCTGTTTGTATCGGCTCCAGCGAATTTCACGAACAATCACTGTAGGCCATTTAAA GAGGCTCTTAATCAAGCTGTGAAGAGGGATATGAAATCAAATCCAGATAACATACAAGACGCCATCCTGGCAGTCGAATTGGTCTATAAACAATCGGTGTATGGATACGGAGGAAATGACAAATTGccgtttttgaaaattacagtGGCAGTCCCAAGATTGATAGCAGCTTGCAGAAGATTATTAGAACGAGATACGATTTATACCGCATTTAATTATCACTATCAAGCATTTGAAAGTAACATCGATTTCGATATCAG GTTTATGGCTGATACGTCAGTTGTCGGTTGTTGTTGGATTGAGTTAACACCGGGAAGCTGGAAATTACGTGGCCAATATGGACACATGTTGGAACTAACTACACGATGCCAATTGGAAGTAGATATTGCATGGGATGCTTTTATAGCTCATGTTCCGGAAGGAGAATGGTCAAAAATAGCTCCATTCAGAATTCTCAGTTTCGATATCGAGTGCGCTGGACGCGAAg GTATCTTTCCAGAAGCGAAACATGACCCTGTGATACAAATTGCTAATATGGTTATAAGACAGGGCGAGCCTGAaccatttttaagaaatatttttacccTCGATACTTGTGCGCCTATCGTCGGTTCCCAGGTTCTAAGCTTTGACAAGGAAAGTTTAATGTTGGAG AAATGGGCCGACTTTGTGCGACAATTAGATCCTGACATTTTTACgggatataatataaacaattttgacTTCCCGTATCTGATTAATCGTGCGCAACATCTCAAtgttaagaatttcaacttcctcggtcgaataaaaaatataaagtctGTGATCAAGGATCATGTGCTGCAGAGTAAACAGATGGGTCGTCGTGAGAACAAATCGATTAATTTTGAAGGAAGAGTTCCGTTCGATTTATTACTG GTATTGGTCCGAGATTACAAACTGAGATCTTACACTCTAAACGCGGTATCGTATCATTTCCTTCAAGAACAAAAAGAAGATGTCCAGCATAAGGATATTACGGGATTACAAAACGGAAATGCACAGACACGTCGACGTCTCGCTGTATATTGTTTGAAAGATGCCTACTTACCACTTAGATTGTTGGACAAACTAATGTGCATTATTATCTATATGGAAATGGCAAGAGTTACGGGAGTATCCATTTCTAGCTTATTGACTCGCGGGCAACAAATCAAAGTTGTTTCTCAACTTCTACGTAAG ACCAGGGAAAAGGATTACTTGCTGCCAACGCATCAGGGCCACGGTACCGATGAGCAATTCGAAGGAGCGACCGTCATTGAACCTAAGCGTGGGTACTACAATGACCCAATAGCAACTTTAGACTTCAGTTCCTTGTATCCTAGCATTATCATGGCGCATAACTTATGTTACACGACGTTATTAACCATTGCTAAAAGGAAGGAACTCAATATGCAGGAGGACCAAATTACCACAACTCCCAGTAAttcattatttgttaaaagcaCCGTAAGAAAAGGGCTTCTTCCGGAGATTTTGGAAAACCTATTGGCGGCTAGGAAAAAAGCAAAGGTAGAGTTAAAGCAAGAAACGGATCCATTGAAGCAAAAAGTACTCGATGGTAGGCAATACGCTTTGAAAGTGTCGGCAAATTCTGTGTATGGTTTCACGGGTGCGCAAATGGGAAAATTACCATGCTTGGAAATATCTGCT aGCGTTACCGCTTATGGACGCACTATGATAGAACTAACAAAGCAAGCAGTGGAGGATCGCTTTCGAGTAGAAAATGGATATAAAAACGATGCGACAGTCATATACGGCGACACGGATTCCGTGATGGTAAAGTTTGGCGTAAAATCTATAGAAGATGCAATGGAACTCGGTAGAGAGGCGGCCGATTACGTGACGTCTAAATTCATCAAGCCTATAAATCTGGAGTTTGAGAAAGTGTATTTTCCGTATCTCTTAATCAACAAGAAACGTTATGCTGGCCTGTATTTTACGAAACCCgataaatatgacaaaatgGATTGCAAAGGTCTCGAAACGGTGCGCAGAGATAATTGTCCATTGGTAGCAAACATGATGAATACCTGTTTGCAAATATTGCTTATCGAAAG AAATCCAAAGGCCGCCCTGGATTATGCCAAACAGGTCATTAGCGATCTTCTATGCAATCGTATCGATCTATCTCAATTAGTCATCACGAAGGAACTGACAAAGACAGATTACGCGGCGAAGCAAGCGCACGTTGAGCTGGCGGCGAAAATGAAGAAACGAGATGCCGGAAACGCGCCGAAACTCGGTGACCGAGTCGCGTATGTGTTTACAAGCGCAGCTAAAGGCACACCAGCATATCAGAAGGCGGAGGATCCCGTGTATGCATTGCAGAATAGTATCCCAATAGACACGACCTATTATCTGGAGAACCAATTGGCGAAACCTCTTGTACGTATCTTTGAACCTATCCTCGGCGAGAAGGCTGAATCGCTTCTCCTGAAAGGAGATCACACGCGCACCAGATGCATCGCCACCTCGCAAGTTGGAGCACTCGCTGCTTTCACACGTAAAAAGGAGACCTGTTTGGGCTGTAAAGCTGTTTTACCACCGGACAGGGCCGACAAGGCGGTATGCAAGCATTGCGAACCTCAAGAGGCCGAGCTATTCCACAATGAGTTGCAGGGCCAACACAAACTGGAAGAGAAGTTTTCTAGATTGTGGGCGGAATGCCAAAGGTGTCAAGGGAGTCTCCACCAAGAAGTTATATGCTCCAA tcgTGACTGCCCGATATTTTACATGAGGGTAAAATCTCGAATAGACATGGCTGCGAAAATGAAACGAATCCAAAGGTTTGGTGTCCCGGAATGGTAG
- the LOC139814844 gene encoding uncharacterized protein: protein MYFIFQYLISQSIGLCAIFVSLTMSFPFFDKITKKIRDDMFYSMKNYQSLDWAVEEWDNTHRYLKCCGIRASKDWSDHQISIPQSCCSTSIKQCLHMTEDVSYKSGCLKGAVVLLKSYVQTASISTLVIFPLLVNQSSLLSLSRLRVYLIRKESRELFTFHS from the exons atgtattttatcttTCAGTACTTAATAAGCCAATCAATCGGTCTCTGTGCCATATTTGTGTCCCTGACAATGAGTTTCCCGTTTTTCGACAAGATTACGAAAAAGATTCGAGATGACATGTTCTActctatgaaaaattatcaatcTTTAGATTGGGCTGTAGAAGAATGGGACAATACTCATAGATAT TTAAAATGCTGTGGAATTAGAGCATCCAAAGACTGGTCGGATCATCAAATAAGCATTCCGCAAAGTTGTTGTTCTACATCAATTAAACAG TGCCTGCACATGACAGAGGACGTGTCTTATAAATCTGGATGCTTAAAAGGGGCCGTAGTGCTATTAAAATCGTACGTTCAGACCGCCTCTATTTCCACGCTTGTCATATTTCCACTTCTGGTAAATCAAAGCTcattactctctctctctcgccttcGTGTGTATTTGATAAGAAAAGAATCAAGAGAATTATTCACATTTCACAGTTAA